The nucleotide sequence CGTATTCGAGAAACATTAGCCACTCGGGCAGGCTGGGCATGAATGCGTCTACCCAGCTGCCAAACTGGCGTACAGCCAGATAGATCAGGCCAATGAATACAAGCAGGTTTACCGTCAGCGGCAGGATCACGAACCGGCGCAGGCCTGGGCCGAGAACCAGCTTCAAGCCTTCACGCAGATATTGCGGGCCGGTTAGGGCGGCGATAGGCATATAGGGCTCCGAATGCAATGAAGGGCGATTGTCTGTCGGAAGGGCGAAACAGTCGTCAATAGGCTCCGGCTATGCAGGCCATTTGGATTGCCAAATGGCCTAGCTGGAGGTGAATGGGCAGACTTGTTTGCAGGTTTCCCAGGGCCATCCGCTTCCAGGCCTTCCCCAAGTGCTGGATGGCCCTTTTTTATTTTGCCTTGCGCTTCAGCGGCAGCTGGTCGAAGTGCACGCCAGACAAGCCTGACTGCATTAGCGCACGAATGTTGCGGTGGTCCGTTGCCTCAGGCTCGGCCAGCACCGCACGGTAGTGCTCCCCGAATGCCAACAGAGCCTGCTCGGTAGTAAGCCCTTCCAGTATCGCCAGCCCCAAGATCTTGCATGAGCCTTCATTCTCGCCGGCCGCATTTTCCAGGCTGCCATTGGTGAAGCGGCGGGGCTGATAGTCGTAAGCACCGGCGATGTAAGCCAGGGTTTCACTGAAGGTGTG is from Pseudomonas saudiphocaensis and encodes:
- a CDS encoding HopJ type III effector protein, encoding MSDFGVFRASLESPDHTFSETLAYIAGAYDYQPRRFTNGSLENAAGENEGSCKILGLAILEGLTTEQALLAFGEHYRAVLAEPEATDHRNIRALMQSGLSGVHFDQLPLKRKAK